One genomic window of Phycisphaerales bacterium includes the following:
- the pyk gene encoding pyruvate kinase, translating to MPTQLDQAPMAHSPLAHSAGATDHPSLRTERPALTKIVATIGPASESQAMLERLIDAGASVFRLNFSHGTTDEHEKRLRTIRKAASAKGVCVGVFGDLPGPKIRVGTVPDIDEGGGIDLIPGQNVLFDKTIDTAEIREERDGEHCEIVPALPLTYADLVHEVQPGQRVLINDGAIRMLAVGAEPDGNAVRCVVTVGGKVTTRKGINLPETDMKVPALTERDRELVKWAVAHELDYLALSFVRSAKEIEELRDLIVAEAPDREPIPIIAKIEKPQALACIDEIAEVSDAIMVARGDLGVEMDIPEVPPAQKRIIQAAGDWGKPCIVATQMLETMIDSTIPTRAEASDVANAIFDRAGAVMLSGETAVGKHPALVVEMMSRIARATECALARSESKASPPQRLKQTRYRTAALAHGAWHLAEDLDAKAIVCWSQLGGTARYLSQNGFDIPILAWSCDAAATQRMALLRGVWPVLQQPPESGRLADWTDVVESYLLEHHWAQAGDQVLLVAGRPLGVARVVNSISVLEVGDPSGGYRDHH from the coding sequence GTGCCAACGCAGCTCGACCAAGCGCCCATGGCCCACAGCCCGCTCGCCCACTCCGCCGGCGCCACCGACCACCCGTCGCTGCGCACCGAGCGGCCCGCGCTCACCAAGATCGTCGCGACCATCGGCCCGGCCTCCGAGAGCCAGGCCATGCTCGAGCGCCTCATCGACGCAGGGGCCAGCGTATTCCGACTGAACTTCTCCCACGGCACCACCGACGAGCACGAGAAGCGGCTCCGGACCATCCGCAAGGCCGCCTCGGCCAAGGGCGTGTGCGTGGGAGTCTTCGGCGACCTGCCGGGCCCCAAGATCCGCGTCGGTACCGTGCCCGACATCGACGAGGGCGGCGGCATCGACCTGATCCCAGGCCAGAACGTGCTGTTCGACAAGACGATCGACACCGCTGAGATCCGCGAGGAGCGCGACGGCGAGCACTGCGAGATCGTGCCCGCCCTGCCGCTGACCTACGCCGACCTCGTGCACGAGGTGCAGCCCGGCCAGCGTGTGCTGATCAACGACGGCGCGATCCGCATGCTGGCGGTGGGGGCCGAGCCGGATGGCAATGCCGTGCGCTGCGTGGTGACGGTGGGCGGCAAGGTGACGACGCGCAAGGGCATCAACCTGCCCGAGACCGACATGAAGGTGCCCGCGCTGACCGAGCGCGATCGCGAGCTGGTGAAGTGGGCCGTGGCGCACGAGCTCGACTACCTCGCGCTCTCCTTCGTGCGCAGCGCGAAAGAAATCGAGGAGCTGCGAGACCTGATCGTGGCCGAGGCGCCCGATCGCGAGCCCATCCCGATCATCGCGAAGATCGAGAAGCCCCAGGCGCTGGCGTGCATCGACGAGATCGCCGAGGTGAGCGACGCCATCATGGTGGCGCGCGGCGACTTGGGCGTCGAGATGGATATCCCCGAGGTCCCGCCCGCGCAGAAGCGGATCATCCAGGCCGCGGGCGACTGGGGCAAGCCGTGCATCGTCGCGACGCAGATGCTCGAGACGATGATCGACAGCACGATCCCGACCCGCGCCGAGGCGAGCGACGTGGCCAACGCCATCTTCGATCGCGCCGGCGCGGTCATGCTCTCGGGCGAGACCGCCGTCGGCAAGCACCCGGCGCTGGTGGTCGAGATGATGTCGCGTATCGCGCGCGCGACCGAGTGCGCACTCGCGCGATCCGAGAGCAAGGCAAGCCCGCCCCAGCGGCTCAAGCAGACGCGGTACCGAACCGCCGCGCTCGCGCACGGCGCGTGGCACCTGGCCGAGGACCTCGACGCCAAGGCCATCGTGTGCTGGAGCCAGCTCGGCGGCACGGCCCGGTACCTGAGCCAGAACGGCTTCGACATCCCCATCCTCGCGTGGTCATGCGACGCCGCCGCGACCCAGCGGATGGCGCTGCTGCGTGGCGTGTGGCCCGTGCTGCAGCAGCCGCCCGAGAGCGGCCGTCTGGCGGACTGGACCGACGTGGTCGAGTCGTACCTGCTCGAGCACCACTGGGCCCAGGCGGGCGATCAG